In Halorientalis sp. LT38, a genomic segment contains:
- the map gene encoding type II methionyl aminopeptidase has protein sequence MTDVDLDGEQYEKHREAGEILAQVRNEAADRVEVGASHLELAEWAEERIRELGGEPAFPVNISIDEEAAHATPSVDDSATFGEEMVNLDIGVHVDGWLADTAVTVDLSGNPELAEASEAALDAALDVVEAGVDTGEIGAVIEETIDGYGFNPVVNLTGHGLGHWKQHTPPNIPNREVAQGVELEAGDVVAIEPFATDGGGKVREGSEEEIFALESEGSVRNRAARDALNQITEEFKTLPFATRWLDVRRPEMALRRLKQQDVLHGYPVLKEEDGQLVSQKEHTLIVTEDGCEVTTRL, from the coding sequence ATGACCGACGTGGACCTGGACGGCGAGCAGTACGAGAAACACCGGGAAGCGGGCGAGATCCTCGCGCAGGTGCGAAACGAGGCCGCAGACCGGGTGGAAGTCGGCGCGAGTCACCTGGAACTGGCCGAGTGGGCCGAGGAGCGGATCCGCGAACTCGGCGGCGAGCCGGCCTTCCCCGTGAACATCAGCATCGACGAGGAGGCCGCCCACGCCACGCCGAGCGTCGACGATTCGGCGACCTTCGGCGAGGAGATGGTCAACCTCGACATCGGGGTTCACGTCGACGGCTGGCTCGCCGACACCGCCGTCACCGTCGACCTCTCGGGTAACCCCGAGCTAGCGGAGGCCTCCGAGGCAGCCCTCGACGCCGCACTCGACGTGGTGGAAGCCGGCGTCGACACGGGCGAGATCGGTGCCGTCATCGAGGAGACGATCGACGGTTACGGGTTCAACCCGGTCGTGAACCTCACCGGCCACGGACTTGGCCACTGGAAGCAGCACACGCCGCCGAACATCCCGAACCGGGAGGTCGCACAGGGCGTCGAACTCGAGGCCGGCGACGTCGTCGCCATCGAACCGTTCGCGACCGACGGCGGCGGCAAGGTGCGGGAGGGCAGCGAGGAGGAGATCTTCGCGCTCGAATCGGAGGGGTCGGTCCGCAACCGCGCCGCCCGGGACGCGCTGAACCAGATCACCGAGGAGTTCAAGACGTTACCCTTCGCCACGCGCTGGCTCGACGTGCGCCGGCCGGAGATGGCGCTCCGGCGGCTCAAACAGCAGGACGTGCTCCACGGCTACCCCGTACTCAAGGAGGAGGACGGCCAGCTGGTCAGTCAGAAAGAACACACGCTCATCGTCACCGAGGACGGCTGCGAGGTCACGACGCGGCTGTGA